The genomic region CAACAAGGATGATTTACCCACACCACTCGTCCCAACAAAAACGGACTTCTTACCTTTCAAAAAGAGTTTAAGTTCATCAATCCCGAGATCTTCCTCTGCAGAGACTTCAAAAATCGTCACACCGAGCTTGCGGTAGTAATCCAACTCCTTGAGGACTTTTTCTTTATCTTTAAATTCCAAGTCCATTTTATTGAGGCAAAGCACAAAGTCCGCGCCACTTTGACGCGCGCCAATCAAAACTCGATCAATAAAATAGGGATTGAAAGCGGGGCTATCCAAGGAAGACACCATGCAAACGTAATCAATATTGACCGCGATCACGCGTTCCAGTTTGGGTCTTAGTGGATCCGGTCGTGAAAATATACTCTTCCTTTTCGCTATACGCTCAACTAAAGCATTGCCGTCACCCTTCATCGAATAAAATATTTCTTCTCCTACTGAAACACCTGTCTTCTGTAACATCGCCAGTTCAGATTTTAAGGAGAAGGTCATTTCTCCATGTGAGCCCCTCACTATTCCTCCACCGCGAGAAATACTTTTCACCACACCTTGGAAAAGTTCTCGCTCCGAAACTTTATCTAAGGTATTCATCGAATCCGCAAGCTCCATAGCTTTGCGCGTCCAATCTTCTAAGCCATCCGATTTTTGCTGAGGCATGCGCGACGCGCTCTTACCTGAGTGGTCACGACCCCGTTCTAAATTACGTTTCCAGTCTCCACGATCGCTACGTTTCATCTTGTGCGCTTTCCGCAAACGAGCTGCAGAACTTAAGATTTCCATCTTCTGTTCATCGCTCAAATTTTCGAAGCGTTCAAGGTGATTTTGCTTTTGTTTTTTCTTTTTGGCCA from Lentisphaera profundi harbors:
- the rsgA gene encoding ribosome small subunit-dependent GTPase A, producing the protein MAKKKKQKQNHLERFENLSDEQKMEILSSAARLRKAHKMKRSDRGDWKRNLERGRDHSGKSASRMPQQKSDGLEDWTRKAMELADSMNTLDKVSERELFQGVVKSISRGGGIVRGSHGEMTFSLKSELAMLQKTGVSVGEEIFYSMKGDGNALVERIAKRKSIFSRPDPLRPKLERVIAVNIDYVCMVSSLDSPAFNPYFIDRVLIGARQSGADFVLCLNKMDLEFKDKEKVLKELDYYRKLGVTIFEVSAEEDLGIDELKLFLKGKKSVFVGTSGVGKSSLLNTISPGLDIKTQETREKAGGRGRHTTVMSTFHYLEEDDLYIIDTPGFREFNLMEINKDELKFYFPEFEGLESCKFNNCQHIHELGCTVLDAVEKDEIYERRYDSYLRILDTLPKSDT